The following proteins come from a genomic window of Vallitaleaceae bacterium 9-2:
- a CDS encoding MATE family efflux transporter, with the protein MILGNLIQQLYNVADTLIVGKKIGPTALSAVGSSYALMVLLTSIVLGLCMGSGVVFAQLYGAKKLEAMKISVFNAFVFVAISSLIINLLSYVLLEQFIIWLNIPKQAVEMTRQYLTIILGGMFFVTIYNFIAAIFRSIGNTIMPLIFLGVAALTNIALDIVFVIFLNMGVAGAAWATFIAQALSALCISIYFLMKARYLCPNRRHMHLERSIMRSVIDYSALTAIQQSIMNFGILMVQGLVNSFGFYASAAFAVVVKIDAFAYMPAQDFGNAFATYVAQNYGAERFDRIKKGVLATLKISASFCLMSSLIVVVFAREFMLIFVQPEQTQIIEIGVDYLRIVGASYIGIGVLFLLYGLYRGLGKTQMSIVLTIISLGSRVALAYLLSSFPGIGMAGIWVAVPIGWMLADAFGIWHYRKYAQEMLRI; encoded by the coding sequence ATGATATTAGGTAATCTTATTCAACAGTTATATAATGTAGCAGATACCTTGATTGTAGGGAAAAAAATTGGACCTACTGCTCTTTCGGCAGTAGGTTCTTCATATGCCCTGATGGTCCTTTTGACATCGATTGTTTTGGGGCTTTGTATGGGAAGTGGAGTTGTCTTTGCCCAGCTTTATGGAGCAAAAAAACTAGAAGCCATGAAAATAAGTGTTTTTAACGCCTTTGTTTTTGTAGCTATTTCGTCCCTTATCATCAATCTTTTGTCCTACGTATTGTTAGAGCAATTTATTATATGGCTAAATATTCCAAAGCAAGCGGTTGAGATGACACGCCAATATCTGACCATTATTCTTGGTGGAATGTTTTTTGTGACAATCTACAATTTCATAGCAGCAATTTTTCGAAGCATTGGAAATACGATTATGCCACTGATTTTTCTTGGAGTGGCTGCGTTGACAAATATAGCGTTGGATATTGTATTTGTTATCTTTTTGAATATGGGTGTTGCAGGTGCTGCTTGGGCGACATTTATAGCTCAGGCATTATCTGCTTTGTGTATTTCTATTTATTTTTTGATGAAAGCGCGATATCTATGCCCAAATAGAAGGCACATGCATCTTGAACGAAGTATCATGCGAAGTGTCATTGATTATTCTGCACTCACAGCGATTCAACAATCGATTATGAATTTTGGCATTTTAATGGTTCAAGGTCTTGTCAATAGTTTTGGATTTTATGCCAGTGCAGCTTTTGCGGTGGTTGTAAAGATTGATGCTTTTGCCTATATGCCAGCTCAAGATTTTGGGAATGCCTTTGCAACATATGTAGCTCAAAATTATGGTGCAGAGCGGTTTGACCGAATAAAAAAAGGCGTTCTGGCAACACTTAAGATATCCGCAAGCTTTTGCTTAATGAGCTCACTTATCGTTGTTGTTTTTGCCAGAGAATTTATGTTGATTTTTGTCCAGCCAGAGCAAACGCAAATTATTGAGATAGGGGTAGATTATCTACGAATTGTCGGAGCGTCGTATATTGGAATTGGTGTGCTGTTTTTGCTCTATGGGCTGTATAGGGGACTTGGAAAGACACAAATGTCCATTGTGCTGACGATTATTTCATTAGGTTCGCGGGTTGCACTTGCCTATCTGTTATCATCTTTTCCTGGGATTGGCATGGCAGGAATATGGGTTGCAGTTCCTATTGGATGGATGCTTGCAGATGCATTTGGGATATGGCATTACAGAAAATACGCACAGGAGATGCTTCGAATTTAA
- a CDS encoding N-acetyltransferase: protein MHVLQEIEIRRFKEKDAQSVCEIFLHAFKSKLMTLTSLSDEKLLEFLIDVNFADQINHEGFFVATKDDDVLGVINIQWKNHPIESKKINISTLSLIEKYGLLNLVKCIIGATLLTKKQRQDEGYIDFVGVHPKARKMGIGTKLINHCKEFCSNDLKLSKCTLYVASSNTKAIALYKRLGFEGVNTTKSFLSKYLFNEKELIFMCANIEKAYFSIQS, encoded by the coding sequence ATGCATGTGTTACAGGAAATAGAAATAAGAAGATTTAAGGAAAAAGATGCGCAAAGTGTTTGTGAAATTTTTCTGCATGCCTTTAAAAGCAAATTGATGACGTTAACAAGCTTGAGTGATGAGAAGCTTCTGGAATTTTTAATTGACGTCAATTTTGCAGACCAAATTAATCATGAAGGTTTTTTTGTAGCTACAAAAGATGATGATGTGCTTGGTGTTATTAATATACAGTGGAAAAATCATCCGATTGAATCCAAAAAAATTAATATATCCACCTTAAGCCTTATAGAAAAGTATGGTTTGCTTAATTTGGTGAAGTGTATTATCGGAGCTACACTGTTAACCAAAAAACAAAGGCAAGATGAAGGCTATATTGATTTTGTGGGGGTGCACCCTAAGGCACGCAAGATGGGAATAGGAACAAAATTGATAAACCATTGTAAAGAATTTTGTAGCAACGATTTGAAGTTAAGCAAATGTACATTATATGTAGCAAGTTCAAACACAAAAGCTATTGCATTATACAAGAGACTTGGATTCGAAGGGGTAAATACAACAAAAAGTTTTTTGAGTAAATATCTTTTTAATGAAAAAGAGTTAATCTTTATGTGTGCAAACATAGAAAAGGCCTACTTTAGTATTCAGTCTTGA
- a CDS encoding MerR family transcriptional regulator has translation MNISTHQIRYFEEKKIFSPNIIDENGYRLYDIKQVYQLEHILLLRKFNIPVSQIRKSLKDYSHQEYVHMMQENLFDINKQIDHLVHLKNLSLEVLDKISALESSLEKYRINDLNERFMKLIYHVNQADFVSTKTFYDNALEKIKNPTLFDTDITYICDDDSLHVCTTFLKPSVADYLLEAGQYLCFGFFADDYTHVQSQVLSFLNYINDNKISTRGKLIISESSLLSIFNNGQIYYEIQILTHNKDASSRSLVLQD, from the coding sequence TTGAATATATCAACACATCAAATCAGATATTTTGAAGAAAAGAAAATATTTAGCCCAAATATAATCGATGAAAACGGGTATAGGCTATATGATATAAAGCAAGTATATCAATTAGAGCATATTTTACTTCTTAGAAAATTTAACATACCTGTAAGCCAAATTAGAAAATCTCTCAAGGATTATTCCCATCAAGAATATGTGCATATGATGCAAGAAAACCTATTCGATATCAACAAACAAATAGATCATCTCGTTCATCTTAAAAATCTTAGCCTTGAAGTTTTGGATAAAATCTCGGCTTTGGAAAGCTCCTTAGAAAAGTACCGCATCAACGACTTAAATGAACGTTTTATGAAACTAATTTATCACGTCAATCAAGCAGATTTTGTTTCAACAAAGACTTTTTATGACAACGCCTTGGAAAAAATAAAAAATCCCACCCTTTTTGATACGGATATTACATACATTTGTGATGACGATTCTCTCCATGTATGTACAACCTTCCTTAAGCCCAGTGTCGCTGATTATCTCTTAGAAGCCGGACAATATCTATGTTTCGGTTTTTTTGCCGATGATTATACACATGTACAAAGCCAAGTTCTTAGTTTTTTGAATTATATTAACGATAATAAGATTTCAACTAGAGGTAAATTAATCATATCTGAAAGCTCTTTGCTTTCTATTTTTAATAATGGTCAAATATACTACGAAATCCAAATATTAACTCATAACAAAGATGCTTCATCTCGTTCTCTTGTGCTTCAAGACTGA
- a CDS encoding helix-turn-helix domain-containing protein gives MYKVFLLDDDELILQELLERVPWMDNGFEVIGYESNPVQALRRIPQLCPDVIFSDLKMPDIDGHAFMKSLIDSNLQFEFVMLSAYGTFDDARTFFNHSGFDYILKPVQIEELQLVLERLANKLSKKRAFSPNTSKENITPAFLELTDYLENNFQEKFSLNKLSKQFALSPGYICNLFSKYYNTTLTCFLTNLRMKHAASLILQSNLSFKEIAIECGYVDYYYFNKVFKDYYGMAPSKYIQQD, from the coding sequence ATGTATAAGGTTTTTTTACTTGATGATGATGAACTAATTCTACAAGAGTTACTTGAAAGGGTTCCATGGATGGATAACGGTTTTGAGGTTATCGGTTATGAGAGCAATCCCGTTCAGGCGTTGCGGCGTATACCACAGCTGTGCCCGGATGTTATTTTTAGTGATCTAAAAATGCCGGATATTGATGGGCATGCCTTTATGAAATCGTTGATTGATTCGAATTTGCAGTTTGAATTTGTTATGTTAAGTGCGTATGGTACTTTTGATGATGCGCGAACTTTTTTCAACCATTCCGGCTTCGACTATATTTTAAAACCAGTACAGATAGAGGAGCTGCAATTAGTTTTAGAAAGGCTAGCCAATAAACTCTCCAAAAAACGGGCATTTTCGCCCAATACATCAAAAGAAAACATCACTCCTGCATTTCTTGAGCTCACAGACTATCTAGAGAATAATTTTCAAGAAAAATTTTCATTAAATAAGCTTTCAAAGCAATTTGCACTGAGCCCAGGCTATATATGTAATCTTTTTTCAAAATATTATAATACGACGTTGACCTGTTTTCTTACAAATCTAAGAATGAAGCATGCAGCTTCACTCATTCTTCAAAGTAATCTTTCGTTTAAGGAAATAGCTATTGAATGTGGCTATGTTGACTACTATTATTTTAATAAGGTGTTTAAAGACTACTATGGAATGGCGCCAAGTAAATATATTCAACAAGATTAA